A single window of Halobacterium jilantaiense DNA harbors:
- a CDS encoding MBL fold metallo-hydrolase → MFERYAAPVETRAPHGETNAYVLGDGERVLVDPAARTDALDDAATGVDHLAVTHAHPDHVGAVSHYARETGATVWAHAAFADHFERETGVAPDRVFRPGDELGRSGVHVLDTPGHAPDHVAFLAGREAVTGDLVFADGSVFVGAVDGDMRAYMSSLRRLATRDLDRLHPGHGPAVDAPTARLHELYAHRRDRERRVLAAVDAGCATVDGILGHAYDKDLSGVRDLAGQTVRAHLDKLLVDGRVDWDGAHAAPASED, encoded by the coding sequence GTGTTCGAGCGCTACGCCGCCCCGGTCGAGACGCGAGCGCCCCACGGCGAGACGAACGCCTACGTGCTGGGTGACGGCGAGCGCGTTCTCGTCGACCCCGCCGCCCGCACCGACGCGCTCGACGACGCAGCCACCGGCGTCGACCACCTCGCGGTCACGCACGCGCACCCGGACCACGTCGGTGCCGTCTCCCACTACGCCCGCGAGACGGGTGCGACCGTCTGGGCGCACGCCGCGTTCGCCGACCACTTCGAGCGCGAGACCGGCGTCGCGCCGGACCGGGTGTTCCGCCCCGGCGACGAACTCGGTCGCTCGGGGGTCCACGTCCTCGACACGCCCGGCCACGCCCCGGACCACGTCGCCTTCCTCGCCGGACGCGAGGCCGTCACCGGCGACCTCGTGTTCGCCGACGGCAGCGTCTTTGTCGGTGCCGTCGACGGCGACATGCGCGCCTACATGAGTTCGCTGCGCCGCCTCGCCACCCGCGACCTCGACCGGCTCCACCCGGGCCACGGACCCGCCGTCGACGCCCCGACGGCGCGCCTCCACGAGCTGTACGCGCACCGCCGCGACCGCGAGCGCCGCGTGCTCGCCGCCGTCGACGCCGGCTGCGCTACTGTCGACGGAATCCTCGGCCACGCATACGACAAAGACCTCTCGGGCGTCCGGGACCTCGCCGGCCAGACCGTGCGCGCGCACCTCGACAAACTGCTCGTCGACGGCCGCGTCGACTGGGACGGGGCCCACGCTGCGCCCGCGAGTGAGGACTGA
- a CDS encoding class I SAM-dependent methyltransferase, with protein sequence MKGQEWYQATEVAEEYDEKRFSRGGRLIDRREKQAVLDALGRVEGDRVLEIACGTGRFTVMLAERGADITGLDISGPMLQEGRRKAKQAGVEDTIEFMRGDAARLPFPDDHFDTVFAMRFFHLADTPAKFLAEMARVSKNQVFFDTFKRFSTRSLYNWLLPMGSRLYGSREVEDLVDGASLQLVDSDHDFVVPYGFYREVPDWVAGPFRRADTAVGATPFGDALASVSYWDTRV encoded by the coding sequence GTGAAGGGACAGGAGTGGTACCAGGCCACCGAGGTCGCGGAGGAGTACGACGAGAAGCGGTTCTCACGAGGTGGCCGGCTCATCGACCGCCGGGAGAAGCAGGCAGTCCTCGACGCGCTCGGACGCGTGGAGGGCGACCGCGTCCTCGAAATCGCCTGCGGCACCGGCCGGTTCACCGTGATGCTCGCCGAGCGCGGCGCAGACATCACGGGTCTAGACATCTCGGGGCCGATGCTGCAGGAGGGCCGCCGGAAGGCCAAGCAGGCCGGGGTCGAGGACACCATCGAGTTCATGCGCGGCGACGCCGCCCGCCTGCCGTTCCCGGACGACCACTTCGACACCGTGTTCGCGATGCGCTTTTTCCACCTCGCGGACACGCCCGCGAAGTTCCTCGCGGAGATGGCTCGCGTCTCGAAGAATCAGGTGTTCTTCGACACGTTCAAGCGCTTCAGCACGCGGTCGCTGTACAACTGGCTGCTCCCGATGGGGTCGCGGCTGTACGGCTCCCGAGAGGTCGAAGACCTCGTCGACGGAGCCAGCCTCCAGCTCGTCGACAGCGACCACGACTTCGTCGTGCCCTACGGCTTCTACCGCGAGGTCCCGGACTGGGTCGCGGGGCCGTTCCGCCGCGCCGACACGGCCGTCGGCGCGACGCCGTTCGGCGACGCGCTCGCGTCGGTGTCCTACTGGGACACCCGCGTGTAG
- a CDS encoding glycosyltransferase family 2 protein has translation MDLSVVVPTLNGRDALVEALDALAAYAPAAEVVVANGPSVDGTSGMTREHDAVDVLLELSERNLNAARNAGIDAAAGDVVAFVGQDTQIEAAWPAAVADAVADGADAVTGPIHRNVEGGVTTEAVEEDTVGGREVTFFDGGNVALTRDALDELDGFDEYLQTGAARDAAHRLAGMDRDVAWATDACVLRQEKDDIQHRLPEDTDESPWGLKYRALAYRLTKNYGVTPRVVARIVRHALGDAGSVGADVVRGEAELSEWAAAGAAVVPNLWRGGQDGVAARVADRTPRRNPNGVSSRMDRVHARHDT, from the coding sequence ATGGACCTCTCGGTGGTGGTGCCGACGCTCAACGGCCGCGACGCGCTCGTCGAGGCGCTCGACGCGCTCGCGGCCTACGCGCCCGCCGCCGAGGTCGTGGTCGCGAACGGCCCCTCTGTCGACGGCACGTCGGGGATGACTCGCGAACACGACGCGGTCGACGTGCTGCTCGAACTCTCCGAGCGGAATCTCAACGCCGCCCGGAACGCCGGCATCGACGCGGCCGCCGGCGACGTCGTGGCGTTCGTCGGCCAGGACACGCAAATCGAGGCGGCGTGGCCGGCCGCCGTCGCCGACGCCGTCGCGGACGGTGCGGACGCCGTTACCGGCCCCATCCACCGGAATGTGGAGGGCGGTGTGACGACCGAAGCCGTCGAGGAGGACACCGTCGGGGGCCGCGAGGTGACGTTCTTCGACGGCGGGAACGTCGCGCTCACCCGGGACGCGCTCGACGAACTGGACGGCTTCGACGAGTACCTCCAGACCGGTGCCGCCCGCGACGCCGCCCACCGGCTCGCGGGGATGGACCGCGACGTGGCGTGGGCGACCGACGCCTGCGTGCTCCGCCAGGAGAAAGACGACATCCAGCACCGGCTCCCGGAGGACACCGACGAGTCGCCGTGGGGGCTGAAGTACCGGGCGCTCGCCTACCGGCTCACGAAGAACTACGGCGTGACGCCCCGGGTCGTCGCGCGCATCGTCCGGCACGCGCTCGGAGACGCGGGTTCGGTGGGCGCGGACGTCGTGCGCGGCGAGGCGGAACTCTCCGAGTGGGCGGCCGCCGGAGCCGCAGTCGTCCCGAACCTCTGGCGGGGCGGGCAGGACGGGGTCGCCGCGCGGGTCGCCGACCGGACGCCCCGCCGGAACCCGAACGGGGTTTCGTCGCGGATGGACCGCGTCCACGCCCGCCACGACACCTGA
- a CDS encoding TRAM domain-containing protein: MEISDELLCLFNAEVTVKDDEYVVEVPKSEIETGSVDPGDIYRVALIERHADSGGSDGSTSTSTSSSSASTGASSEPQPPVEEGEIRYVEIEDIGKQGDGIARVERGYVIIVPDAEIGERVKVEVTEVKSNFAVGEIIDEDY; this comes from the coding sequence TTGGAGATATCTGACGAACTGCTCTGTCTGTTCAACGCGGAGGTAACGGTCAAAGACGACGAGTACGTGGTCGAAGTACCGAAGAGCGAAATCGAGACCGGCTCGGTCGACCCCGGCGACATCTACCGGGTCGCGCTCATCGAGCGCCACGCCGACAGCGGCGGCAGCGACGGGTCGACATCGACGTCCACGTCCTCGTCGTCCGCTTCGACGGGGGCGTCCTCGGAACCCCAGCCGCCGGTCGAGGAGGGCGAGATTCGCTACGTCGAAATCGAGGACATCGGCAAGCAGGGCGACGGCATCGCGCGCGTCGAGCGCGGCTACGTCATCATCGTGCCGGACGCCGAAATCGGCGAGCGCGTCAAGGTCGAAGTCACCGAGGTCAAGTCGAACTTCGCGGTCGGCGAAATCATCGACGAGGACTACTGA
- a CDS encoding PPOX class F420-dependent oxidoreductase — translation MVTIPEEYHDLFERQSFLSLGTLTPDGVPHVTPVWVDYDQEAGHILVNTAEGRRKERNLRADERVGGCILDPEDPYRYVGFQGDVVELTTDGAVEHIDELAQRYMDEDEYPHHGEEGGERVLVRIEPTRVLG, via the coding sequence ATGGTCACCATCCCCGAGGAGTACCACGACCTCTTCGAGCGACAGTCGTTCCTGAGCCTCGGCACGCTCACGCCCGACGGCGTCCCGCACGTCACGCCCGTCTGGGTCGACTACGACCAGGAGGCAGGCCACATCCTCGTGAACACGGCCGAGGGCCGCCGGAAAGAGCGAAACCTCCGGGCCGACGAGCGCGTCGGCGGCTGTATCCTCGATCCCGAAGACCCCTACCGGTACGTCGGATTCCAGGGCGACGTCGTCGAGTTGACGACCGACGGCGCTGTCGAACACATCGACGAGCTCGCGCAGCGCTACATGGACGAAGACGAGTACCCACACCACGGCGAGGAGGGCGGCGAGCGCGTCCTCGTCCGAATCGAACCGACGCGCGTCCTCGGCTGA
- a CDS encoding trimeric intracellular cation channel family protein gives MNAVGLVAFGTVGSLKAADAEFDVLGVAVLGVLTALGGGATRDVLVGRVPAILQSTTDVGFALAGVLLAVVLTRRMGDGLLDHPAVVLPDAIGLAAFAASGALVGVEAGVSPFGVVVLGTVTGVGGGLVSDVLLQRVPFVLAEDFYATCAVAGSAALWLVVELAGVGPGLGAAAGAGSTLALRLLAIRFDWRLPTVRLDTAT, from the coding sequence ATGAACGCCGTCGGGCTGGTCGCGTTCGGGACGGTCGGGTCGCTCAAGGCGGCCGACGCCGAGTTCGACGTGCTCGGCGTCGCCGTGCTCGGCGTGCTGACGGCGCTCGGCGGCGGCGCGACCCGGGACGTCCTCGTCGGCCGGGTGCCCGCGATACTGCAGTCCACGACCGACGTCGGGTTCGCGCTCGCGGGCGTCCTGCTCGCGGTCGTCCTCACGCGCCGGATGGGGGACGGTCTCCTCGACCACCCCGCAGTCGTCCTGCCGGACGCCATCGGCCTCGCCGCGTTCGCCGCCTCGGGCGCGCTGGTCGGCGTGGAGGCCGGCGTCTCCCCGTTCGGCGTGGTCGTGCTCGGAACCGTCACGGGCGTCGGCGGCGGCCTCGTGTCGGACGTCTTGCTGCAGCGCGTGCCGTTCGTGCTCGCCGAAGACTTCTACGCGACGTGCGCCGTGGCCGGGAGCGCGGCGCTCTGGCTGGTGGTCGAACTCGCCGGCGTCGGTCCCGGCCTCGGTGCGGCGGCGGGTGCCGGGTCGACGCTCGCGCTCCGCCTGCTCGCCATCCGGTTCGACTGGCGACTGCCGACGGTGCGACTGGACACCGCAACGTGA
- a CDS encoding MarR family transcriptional regulator, with product MSLSATEAESAPADDEEFRERLSELPPSAKLVAKVLEIDSPLSQGELAEESLLPDRTVRYALNRLGDENLVESRYSFEDARKQVYFLAD from the coding sequence ATGAGCCTGTCCGCGACGGAGGCCGAGTCGGCACCAGCAGACGACGAGGAATTCCGCGAGCGCCTGAGCGAGCTGCCGCCGAGCGCGAAGCTGGTCGCGAAAGTCCTCGAAATCGACTCGCCGCTCTCCCAGGGCGAACTCGCCGAGGAGTCCCTGCTGCCCGACCGCACCGTCCGCTACGCCCTGAACCGCCTCGGCGACGAGAACCTCGTCGAGTCCCGCTACAGCTTCGAGGACGCGCGCAAGCAGGTGTACTTCCTCGCCGACTGA
- a CDS encoding SAM hydrolase/SAM-dependent halogenase family protein translates to MITLSSDFGSPYPAAMKGVVLQSTDARLVDVAHDFPRQNVPAAAFWLREVLPYFPPAVHLAVVDPGVGTDRAAVVVRAGKHAIVAPDNGVAVPAARRIDDDVEVFEISVDDPPSSTFHGRDVFAPAAADVHERGVDTFHQYPEYEQTTDYETVSFPDPDLAGGDVLGEVLVVDGFGNAVTNVPDRVLDRRFGGEIRVDGEVAPVARSYAHVDAGERLVTVGSHGNVELAANRGRGDEAFGVEPGDEVALSW, encoded by the coding sequence ATGATAACGCTGAGTTCCGACTTCGGGTCGCCGTATCCGGCGGCGATGAAGGGCGTCGTCCTGCAGTCGACGGACGCACGCCTCGTGGACGTCGCGCACGACTTCCCCCGACAGAACGTGCCTGCGGCGGCGTTCTGGCTTCGAGAAGTGCTGCCGTACTTCCCGCCCGCGGTCCACCTGGCTGTCGTCGACCCCGGCGTCGGCACCGACCGGGCGGCTGTCGTCGTGCGAGCCGGCAAGCACGCCATCGTCGCGCCGGACAACGGCGTAGCGGTTCCGGCCGCCCGCCGCATCGACGACGACGTCGAGGTGTTCGAGATTTCGGTCGACGACCCGCCGAGTTCGACGTTCCACGGCCGGGACGTGTTCGCGCCGGCGGCCGCCGACGTCCACGAGCGCGGCGTCGACACCTTCCACCAGTACCCCGAGTACGAGCAGACGACGGACTACGAGACCGTCTCGTTCCCCGACCCGGACCTCGCGGGCGGCGACGTGCTCGGCGAGGTGCTCGTCGTCGACGGCTTCGGGAACGCCGTCACGAACGTCCCCGATCGCGTGCTCGACCGCCGGTTCGGCGGCGAGATTCGAGTCGACGGCGAGGTCGCGCCCGTGGCGCGGTCGTACGCACACGTGGACGCCGGCGAGCGCCTCGTCACGGTTGGCAGCCACGGGAACGTCGAGCTAGCGGCGAACCGAGGCCGTGGTGACGAGGCGTTCGGCGTCGAGCCGGGCGACGAGGTGGCGCTGTCGTGGTGA
- a CDS encoding amidohydrolase family protein gives MLELEHGFRVVDCHARLHAGPGRPVRGRTIDGEDLEREMHQAGVVRAVVFPGPQKGEQGYLRANNAVARQAIERPFIAFARIDGPRDPGDGATSALRNFTSSRAEWQTSPEDIEQYAYDDRFHGFKLDPTQDGLPDGDVLDVLDDVGLPVLVHGGRGFTPTELAASLLDREFPVVLAHFGGHPLDRELMGDAIDLLDSYDDLYLDTAAVRYRELLERAIREHPDRVLFGSGAPATHPNVAVMEMLTLDVTEDAMTKVFGRNPSRVIPGLDSE, from the coding sequence ATGCTGGAACTGGAGCACGGGTTCCGGGTCGTGGACTGCCACGCGCGGCTCCACGCCGGTCCCGGACGGCCCGTGCGCGGCCGGACCATCGACGGCGAGGACCTCGAACGCGAGATGCACCAGGCCGGCGTGGTGCGCGCCGTCGTCTTCCCCGGACCGCAGAAGGGCGAGCAGGGCTACCTGCGAGCGAACAACGCCGTCGCCCGGCAGGCCATCGAGCGGCCGTTCATCGCGTTCGCGCGCATCGACGGCCCCCGGGACCCCGGCGACGGCGCGACGTCCGCGCTCCGGAACTTCACGTCCTCGCGGGCCGAGTGGCAGACCAGCCCGGAGGACATCGAGCAGTACGCCTACGACGACCGCTTCCACGGCTTCAAGCTCGACCCGACACAGGACGGTCTGCCCGACGGCGACGTGCTCGACGTGCTCGACGACGTGGGGCTGCCGGTGCTCGTCCACGGCGGCCGCGGCTTCACGCCGACCGAACTGGCGGCCTCACTGCTCGACCGCGAGTTCCCCGTGGTGCTCGCGCACTTCGGCGGCCACCCCCTCGACCGCGAGCTGATGGGTGACGCCATCGACCTGCTCGACAGTTACGACGACCTCTACCTCGACACCGCCGCCGTCCGGTACCGCGAACTTCTGGAACGCGCCATCCGCGAGCACCCGGACCGGGTGCTGTTCGGCTCCGGTGCGCCCGCGACCCACCCGAACGTCGCCGTGATGGAGATGCTCACGCTGGACGTGACCGAGGACGCGATGACGAAGGTGTTCGGCCGGAACCCGAGCCGCGTGATTCCGGGCCTCGACAGCGAGTAA
- the lonB gene encoding ATP-dependent protease LonB, with protein MSNESTKDAPRPDDPDDPEDQGHGPREGPDPDVRDDVEDLEDLGSDVGVEGDVSINEEDAEDDLLGGLKIGDTSDIKVPDRLVDQVIGQEAAREIVMRAAKQHRHVMMIGSPGTGKSLLAKAMSHLLPKESLQDVLVYHNPDDSNEPKVRTVPAGKGEQIVEAHQEEARKRNQMRSFLMWIIILLVVGYALLMARQPLLGIIAAGAIYLVFRYSNRGSDAMVPKLLINNADRQVAPFEDATGAHAGAMLGDVRHDPFQSGGMETPSHDRVEAGSIQKANKGVLFIDEINTLDVRSQQKLMTAIQEGEFSITGQSERSSGAMVQTEPVPCDFIMVAAGNMDAMENMHPALRSRIKGYGYEVYMDDTIEDTPEMRRKYARFVAQEVEKDGNLPHFHPEAVRELILEAKRRAGRKDHLTLKLRDLGGLVRVAGDIARSEGHDLTQREDVLEAKKRSRSIEQQFVDNYIERRKDYELGTSNEEAVGRVNGLAVMGGDSGIMLPVMAEITPAQSQEEGRIYATGQLQEMAEEAVENVSAIIKKFSDENMSEKDTHIQFVQAGEGGVDGDSASITVATAVISALEDIPVAQDLAMTGSLSVRGDVLPVGGVTHKIEAAAKAGCKRVIIPKANENDVMIEDEYEEQIEIIPVSHISEVLDVALVGEPEKDSLVDRLKSITGKALEGSTDSGTATGGSPSPQ; from the coding sequence ATGAGCAACGAATCGACGAAGGACGCGCCCCGTCCCGACGACCCCGACGACCCCGAGGACCAGGGTCACGGCCCCCGAGAGGGCCCCGACCCCGACGTTCGAGACGACGTCGAAGACCTGGAAGACCTCGGGAGCGACGTCGGCGTCGAAGGCGACGTGTCCATCAACGAAGAAGACGCCGAGGACGACCTGCTCGGCGGCCTGAAAATCGGCGACACGTCGGACATCAAGGTCCCCGACCGCCTCGTCGACCAGGTCATCGGGCAGGAGGCGGCCCGCGAGATCGTCATGCGTGCGGCGAAACAGCACCGCCACGTGATGATGATCGGGTCGCCCGGCACGGGGAAGTCCCTGCTGGCGAAGGCGATGAGCCACCTCCTCCCGAAGGAGAGCCTGCAGGACGTCCTCGTCTACCACAACCCGGACGACTCCAACGAACCGAAGGTCCGCACGGTGCCGGCCGGGAAAGGCGAACAGATCGTCGAAGCACACCAGGAGGAAGCCCGCAAACGCAACCAGATGCGGTCGTTCCTCATGTGGATCATCATCCTGCTGGTCGTCGGCTACGCGCTGCTGATGGCCCGCCAGCCCCTGCTGGGCATCATCGCGGCCGGTGCCATCTACCTCGTGTTCCGGTACTCGAACCGGGGCAGCGACGCGATGGTGCCGAAGCTCCTCATCAACAACGCCGACCGTCAGGTCGCGCCGTTCGAGGACGCCACGGGCGCTCACGCCGGTGCGATGCTCGGCGACGTCCGCCACGACCCGTTCCAGAGTGGTGGGATGGAGACGCCGAGTCACGACCGCGTCGAAGCCGGCTCGATTCAGAAAGCCAACAAGGGCGTGTTGTTCATCGACGAGATCAACACGCTCGACGTGCGGTCCCAGCAGAAGCTGATGACCGCCATTCAGGAGGGCGAGTTCTCCATCACCGGCCAGAGCGAACGCTCCTCTGGTGCGATGGTGCAGACCGAGCCCGTGCCGTGTGACTTCATCATGGTCGCCGCCGGGAACATGGACGCGATGGAGAACATGCACCCGGCGCTGCGCTCCCGCATCAAGGGGTACGGCTACGAGGTGTACATGGACGACACCATCGAGGACACCCCGGAGATGCGCCGGAAGTACGCGCGCTTCGTCGCCCAAGAGGTCGAGAAGGACGGGAACCTCCCGCACTTCCACCCCGAAGCCGTCCGGGAGCTCATCCTGGAGGCGAAGCGCCGCGCCGGCCGCAAGGACCACCTCACGCTGAAGCTGCGTGACCTCGGTGGCCTCGTCCGGGTCGCCGGCGACATCGCGCGCTCCGAGGGCCACGACCTCACGCAGCGCGAGGACGTCCTCGAAGCCAAGAAGCGCTCGCGGTCCATCGAACAGCAGTTCGTGGACAACTACATCGAGCGCCGCAAGGACTACGAGCTCGGCACCTCCAACGAGGAGGCCGTCGGCCGCGTCAACGGCCTCGCCGTCATGGGCGGCGACTCCGGCATCATGCTGCCCGTGATGGCCGAAATCACGCCCGCGCAGAGCCAGGAGGAGGGCCGTATCTACGCGACCGGCCAGCTCCAGGAGATGGCCGAGGAGGCGGTCGAGAACGTCTCCGCCATCATCAAGAAGTTCAGCGACGAGAACATGTCCGAGAAGGACACGCACATCCAGTTCGTGCAGGCCGGCGAGGGCGGCGTCGACGGTGACTCCGCCTCCATCACGGTCGCCACGGCCGTCATCAGCGCACTGGAGGACATTCCCGTCGCGCAGGACCTCGCGATGACCGGCAGCCTCTCCGTCCGGGGCGACGTGCTCCCGGTCGGCGGCGTCACCCACAAGATCGAGGCCGCCGCCAAGGCCGGCTGCAAGCGCGTCATCATCCCGAAGGCCAACGAGAACGACGTGATGATCGAGGACGAGTACGAGGAGCAGATCGAGATTATTCCGGTCTCGCACATCTCGGAAGTGCTCGACGTCGCGCTCGTCGGCGAACCCGAGAAGGACTCGCTCGTCGACCGGCTGAAGTCCATCACCGGGAAAGCCCTCGAAGGCAGCACCGACTCCGGCACCGCGACCGGCGGCAGCCCGAGTCCGCAGTAG
- a CDS encoding nicotinamide-nucleotide adenylyltransferase, with product MTRGFYIGRFQPYHNGHHRVIEQISTEVDELVVGIGSAGDSHSTRNPFTAGERIMMITKALVDFDLVTYAVPIEDLDRNAVWVSHVQSMSPNFDVAYSNNPLVIRLFDEAGIEVRQSPMYDRDVLEGTEIRRRMVEGGDWESLVPDAVREVVTEIDGTDRIQHVSDSDSNGDDPNPE from the coding sequence ATGACCCGCGGGTTCTACATCGGCCGGTTCCAGCCGTACCACAACGGCCACCACCGCGTCATCGAACAGATTTCGACCGAGGTCGACGAACTGGTGGTGGGCATCGGGAGCGCCGGCGACTCCCACTCGACCCGGAACCCGTTCACGGCGGGCGAACGCATCATGATGATCACGAAGGCGCTCGTGGACTTCGACCTCGTGACGTACGCCGTCCCCATCGAGGACTTAGACCGGAACGCGGTCTGGGTGAGCCACGTGCAGTCGATGAGCCCGAACTTCGACGTGGCGTACTCGAACAATCCGCTCGTCATCCGGCTGTTCGACGAGGCGGGCATCGAGGTCCGGCAGTCGCCGATGTACGACCGCGACGTTCTGGAGGGCACCGAGATTCGCCGCCGGATGGTCGAGGGCGGCGACTGGGAGAGCCTCGTTCCGGACGCCGTCAGGGAGGTCGTGACCGAAATCGACGGCACCGACCGCATCCAGCACGTCAGCGACTCGGACTCGAACGGCGACGACCCGAACCCCGAGTAG
- a CDS encoding YkgJ family cysteine cluster protein — protein MEDLEVELERARDLDVSELADAIETIGFECTRCGACCKSEEDDPHTATVFPDEVRNLQATGSDGEADERDWRDVARPMPYGLDEDGAGETFEWALQTDSCGDCTFYEEDEDGTGSCSVHGSRPLICQTYPFSVALGGTSQPMGEAVDEAGMVRAHECEGLGRDISREDAESLASALKERAVRELEEAIDVRDSYEPANPGPGETVVHDSEGAKRPDGSTVGE, from the coding sequence GTGGAAGACCTCGAAGTCGAACTGGAGCGTGCCCGCGACCTCGACGTGAGCGAGCTGGCGGACGCCATCGAGACCATCGGCTTCGAGTGCACGCGCTGCGGGGCGTGCTGCAAGAGCGAAGAAGACGACCCGCACACTGCGACAGTGTTCCCGGACGAAGTACGGAATCTGCAGGCAACGGGCAGCGACGGCGAAGCCGACGAGCGAGACTGGCGGGACGTGGCTCGCCCGATGCCGTACGGCCTCGACGAGGACGGCGCGGGCGAGACGTTCGAGTGGGCGCTCCAGACCGACTCGTGTGGGGACTGTACGTTCTACGAAGAGGACGAGGACGGCACTGGCTCGTGTTCGGTCCACGGCAGCCGGCCGCTCATCTGCCAGACGTACCCGTTCAGCGTGGCGCTCGGCGGGACGAGCCAGCCGATGGGGGAGGCGGTCGACGAAGCCGGGATGGTGCGCGCCCACGAGTGCGAGGGGCTCGGGCGGGACATCTCGCGGGAGGACGCGGAGTCGCTGGCGAGCGCGCTCAAAGAGCGCGCGGTCCGCGAACTGGAGGAGGCCATCGACGTTCGGGACAGCTACGAGCCCGCGAACCCCGGCCCCGGCGAGACGGTCGTCCACGACTCCGAGGGCGCGAAGCGACCGGACGGGTCGACGGTCGGCGAGTGA